ACGCCTCTTCCATCAGCCGTTCTTTCGTTTGCGGAAACATGATGATTTTTCCTTTTTTCCCGGCCATCTTCGCCCGCTCCTATATGTGTTTACCACAAGTGTAACAAGTTTTCTTAGCCGAAACAAGCCAACCCTTTTTGGCGCTTGCTGCCGCCGTCCATTTTCTTCATCCTCCTATATGCAAAACAAAGAGGCTGTTCCTGCCAAAATAACGGCGGAACAGCCGATTTTTGCCGCCGCGCTGCACCGCAAAAAACAGACGCTTACGGCCGCGGGCTATGCTGTTGTTCATACGCTTGAATATACGGTTCATAGACAAACGTTAAATCAATTTCATCCCATCCCTTTAACAGCAACTGTTTTCGATACGGGTCAATGTCAAACGGACGCGAAAATCCTTCATCGTCAAATACCCGCTGTTCTTCAAGCGAAACCGTCAGTTCATAGTCTGCGCGCTCGCTTTGGCGCAGCAAGTAGCGGACATCCTCTTTATCCAGCCGGATCGGCAACAGCCCGTTTTTTAAGCAGTTGTTGTAAAAAATATCGGCAAACGATGGGGCAATGATGACGCGGAATCCGTAATCTTGCAGCGCCCACGGCGCATGTTCGCGCGATGAGCCGCAGCCGAAGTTTTCATCGGCGACTAAAATCGTCGCCCCTTCGTTTTCCGGGCGGTTGAGCTCAAACTCCGGATTTGGCGTGCCGTCGCTCAAATACCGCCAATCGTAAAAGAGAAACTGGCCAAAGCCGGTGCGTTCAATCCGTTTCAAAAACTGCTTTGGAATGATTTGATCGGTATCAATATTCGCACGATCGATGCCGGCGGTTTTTCCGCGATGGATCGTAAACGGCTTCATCGTCCTTTCCCCCTTCCGTTATGGATGTCACTGATGGCAAAGGAGCTCGGCTTCCTAGGATGCCGCGCCGCCTCTTTTGCCATCACGATCGTCAATTTAACAGACCGGCTCGGCTTCAAGCTGGCGCACATCGACAAAATGTCCGTAAATCGCAGCCGCCGCGGCCATCACCGGGCTGACGAGATGCGTGCGCGCCCCTTTTCCTTGCCGCCCTTCAAAGTTGCGATTCGACGTTGACGCACAGTGCTCGCCTTCCGGAATGATGTCCGGGTTCATGCCCAAACAGGCGCTGCAGCCGGAGTCGCGCCATTCAAAACCGGCGTCGATGAAAATTTGCGCCAACCCTTCCGCCTCGGCTTGTTTTTTCACTTGCTGCGATCCAGGCACGACGAGCGCCCGTACACCCGGAGCCACTTTTTTCCCTTTCACGATGCTCGCCGCCGCGCGCAAATCGCTGAGGCGTGAGTTGGTGCACGAACCGATGAAGACGTGCTGCACCGGAATATCCGTAATCGGCGTGCCCGGCTTGAGCCCCATGTACTCAAGCGCCCGGCGCACCGCGTTTTGCTCTGTTTTGCTTTCAAATTGCTCGGGATGCGGCACGACGCCATCGACGGAAGTGCTCATCGCGGGGTTCGTCCCCCACGTCACCATCGGAGCGATCGTCGACGCATCGATTTCAATCGTTTTATCGTATTCCGCCCCCTCATCGCTTGCAAGCGCCCGCCACCGTTCCACCGCCTTGTCAAACTCCTCGCCTTTTGGCGCATATTTGCGGCCGCGCAAATAGGCAAACGTCGTTTCATCCGGGCTGATGAGGCCGGCTCTCGCCCCAGCTTCAATCGACATGTTGCAAATCGTCATTCGCTCTTCCATCGACATGCGTCGGATCGCTTCGCCTGTAAATTCGATAATATAACCGGTGCCGACGCCAACGCCATAGCGGCCGATAATGGCCAAGATGACGTCTTTGGCGGTCACTCCTTTGCCGAGGCGGCCGTTGATGCAGATTTGCAGCGTTTTCGGCTTATGCTGCCAAAGCGTTTGTGTAGCCAATACATGCTCGACTTCGCTCGTGCCGATGCCAAACGCCAAGGCGCCAAACGCCCCGTGCGTCGACGTATGGCTGTCGCCGCAAACGATCGTTTTTCCCGGCTGGGTCAACCCGAGCTCTGGGCCGATGACGTGAACGATTCCTTGCTCTTCGCTGTGTAGGTCGGCGAGCGGAATGCCGAACTCGCGGCAGTTGCGCTCAAGCGCAGCGATTTGGTTGCGCGCCACTTCGTCGGTAATCACAAATCGGTTAACGGTCGGCACGTTATGGTCCATCGTCGCAAAGGTCAAATCCGGCCGCCGCACCTTCCGCCCTTTTTGCCGCAATCCTTCAAACGCTTGCGGCGAGGTCACTTCATGCACTAAGTGCAAATCGATGTACAATAAATCCGGTTTGCCCTCCTCACGGTAGACGACGTGGTTTTCCCAAATTTTATCGATGATCGTTTTCGGCTTCATTGGCTTTCACCTCGCACGTCTTAGGCATAAACGGTCATAATTTGAGCAATGGCCGTATAATCCAGCACCGCCGCTTTGATTTCTTCGACCATTTCGTTCGTGGATACGATGCGGCCGCCGCTTGGCGCCAAGTCGGCGGTGCGCAAACCTAGGGCGAGCGCCTGCCACACCGCGTGCTCTACCGCCTCCGCTTCCGCGGTGAGCCCGAACGACAGTCGAAGCATCATCGCGGCCGACAAAATCGCCGCAATCGGATTGGCTTTGTTCATGCCGGCGATATCAGGCGCTGAACCGTGCACCGGCTCATACAAGCTCGGACCGGAAGCGGATAAGCTGGCTGACGGCAGCATCCCGAGCGAACCGGACAACATGGAGGCTTCATCGCTTAAAATGTCGCCAAACATGTTTTCTGTCACAATGACATCAAACTGCTTCGGCGCACGGATGAGCTGCATCGCGGCATTGTCAACAAGCATATGCTCAAGCGTGACGTCCGGAAACTGCTTCGCCACCTCTTCGGCCACTTCCCTCCATAGACGGCTTGACGAAAGGACGTTCGCCTTGTCGACCGAAGTCACTTTTTTCTTCCGCCCGCGTGCGAGTATAAACGCCATGCGGACGATCCGCTCAATTTCTTCCTTTTTATATAACAAGGTGTCCACTGCTTTTTCTTCGCCGTTTTCGACGACGCGGCCGCTCGGCTGGCCGAAGTAAATGCCGCCGGTCAGCTCGCGGACGATGACAAAATCGACGCCTTGCACGAGATCCGGTTTTAACGGCGAAGCGGAAACCAAACTGTCATAGCAAACAACCGGCCGCAAGTTGGCATATAAGTCGAGCTGCTTGCGAATGGCAAGCAATCCTTTTTCCGGGCGCAAATGCGGAGGGTTGTCATCCCACTTCGGACCGCCGACCGCCCCAAGCAGCACCGCATCGCTTTCTCGGCAAAGGCGGAGCGTTTCCTCGGGGAGCGGCGTCCCCGCCTCATCGATCGCCGCTCCACCGATCAATCCATATTCAAACGTAAACTCGTGGCCAAACCGGATGCCGACCGCTTTTAATACCTCGACCGCTCCGGACGTCACTTCTTTGCCGATGCCATCCCCTGGCAAGACGGCAATCCGATAGTTTCCCATTCTGAATCCCCCCGTTTTTATGGTGTTGCCACTTTCTCGTTTTCGCCGCGCATCGCTTCGATCATAAACACACGGT
Above is a window of Geobacillus thermoleovorans DNA encoding:
- the leuD gene encoding 3-isopropylmalate dehydratase small subunit, translated to MKPFTIHRGKTAGIDRANIDTDQIIPKQFLKRIERTGFGQFLFYDWRYLSDGTPNPEFELNRPENEGATILVADENFGCGSSREHAPWALQDYGFRVIIAPSFADIFYNNCLKNGLLPIRLDKEDVRYLLRQSERADYELTVSLEEQRVFDDEGFSRPFDIDPYRKQLLLKGWDEIDLTFVYEPYIQAYEQQHSPRP
- the leuC gene encoding 3-isopropylmalate dehydratase large subunit, with amino-acid sequence MKPKTIIDKIWENHVVYREEGKPDLLYIDLHLVHEVTSPQAFEGLRQKGRKVRRPDLTFATMDHNVPTVNRFVITDEVARNQIAALERNCREFGIPLADLHSEEQGIVHVIGPELGLTQPGKTIVCGDSHTSTHGAFGALAFGIGTSEVEHVLATQTLWQHKPKTLQICINGRLGKGVTAKDVILAIIGRYGVGVGTGYIIEFTGEAIRRMSMEERMTICNMSIEAGARAGLISPDETTFAYLRGRKYAPKGEEFDKAVERWRALASDEGAEYDKTIEIDASTIAPMVTWGTNPAMSTSVDGVVPHPEQFESKTEQNAVRRALEYMGLKPGTPITDIPVQHVFIGSCTNSRLSDLRAAASIVKGKKVAPGVRALVVPGSQQVKKQAEAEGLAQIFIDAGFEWRDSGCSACLGMNPDIIPEGEHCASTSNRNFEGRQGKGARTHLVSPVMAAAAAIYGHFVDVRQLEAEPVC
- the leuB gene encoding 3-isopropylmalate dehydrogenase, coding for MGNYRIAVLPGDGIGKEVTSGAVEVLKAVGIRFGHEFTFEYGLIGGAAIDEAGTPLPEETLRLCRESDAVLLGAVGGPKWDDNPPHLRPEKGLLAIRKQLDLYANLRPVVCYDSLVSASPLKPDLVQGVDFVIVRELTGGIYFGQPSGRVVENGEEKAVDTLLYKKEEIERIVRMAFILARGRKKKVTSVDKANVLSSSRLWREVAEEVAKQFPDVTLEHMLVDNAAMQLIRAPKQFDVIVTENMFGDILSDEASMLSGSLGMLPSASLSASGPSLYEPVHGSAPDIAGMNKANPIAAILSAAMMLRLSFGLTAEAEAVEHAVWQALALGLRTADLAPSGGRIVSTNEMVEEIKAAVLDYTAIAQIMTVYA